In Deltaproteobacteria bacterium, the following are encoded in one genomic region:
- a CDS encoding PEGA domain-containing protein: protein MVGVDPAGEVMTGARRRRRRRRPIHERGAVAARDAVERVAQRGRTLRIEQHDHRRWLGDGDGRRQEHGGCGGHARTHLRGSLRTRPARASGDPRDIMPEMGQMVGRYELVRPLGRGGMAEVFLARRRGPGGVEKKLVVKRIRRERARDPRFLELFVQEARLSMSLAHKNIVPMFDFGRAGDELFLVMEFVDGVDLAAVFERARARGERMDPVVAAYVVMEACQALDYAHSSEPAIVHRDVTPRNVLLSRSGEVKLVDFGVATTETEVGAQRVRGTPAYMAPEQARGDAVDGRADVFSLGLVLYEALAGRRAYDAKDAAALLAQARAGAVPPLDDAGTPAPLRAIVARATAPLEERYPTARAMQLALDDYLVSARAAGADRTPPVVRLAAWLAELLPDAPTDPATDETLPAPGGPVATFLDDGLDGVVATLAAGDETARSVAETVADEPAGARTADSARPAGDAAQSAGGPASDGDSDAARSAREPAGDGAASAATTAATGATARGTAARSRPPAAWSAAVWGAVAVAAATAAGWYATGSSGTAARAPIAAAARADFAVDAGPIPAALPSSAAPPALDASATETALSPDAGAAGRHDAVDEPARTAGRPSRPPHARRRRDAATRARRERADAGAAAIGTVRISAAPWSRVAVVGRREGCDETPCALRLPAGRYTLRLYGNPGYADKQVSVTVTAGNDVVVRETLSPRR, encoded by the coding sequence ATGGTAGGCGTCGATCCCGCGGGCGAGGTAATGACCGGCGCGCGGCGGCGGCGGCGCCGGCGGCGACCGATCCACGAACGCGGTGCCGTTGCGGCGCGCGACGCCGTCGAGCGCGTCGCGCAGCGCGGGCGCACCCTCCGGATCGAACAGCACGATCATCGGCGGTGGCTCGGCGACGGCGACGGCCGACGCCAGGAGCACGGCGGCTGCGGCGGCCACGCGCGAACCCATCTGCGTGGATCTTTGCGCACCCGGCCGGCGCGGGCAAGCGGCGATCCCCGCGATATAATGCCGGAAATGGGCCAGATGGTCGGCCGCTACGAACTGGTCCGCCCGCTCGGACGCGGGGGCATGGCCGAGGTGTTCCTCGCGCGCCGGCGCGGCCCCGGCGGCGTCGAGAAGAAGCTCGTCGTCAAGCGCATCCGCCGCGAGCGCGCGCGCGACCCGCGGTTCCTCGAGTTGTTCGTGCAAGAGGCGCGGCTGTCGATGTCGCTCGCGCACAAGAACATCGTGCCGATGTTCGACTTCGGGCGCGCCGGCGACGAGTTGTTCCTCGTCATGGAGTTCGTCGACGGCGTCGACCTGGCGGCCGTGTTCGAACGCGCCCGCGCGCGAGGCGAGCGGATGGACCCGGTCGTGGCCGCCTACGTGGTGATGGAGGCGTGCCAGGCGCTCGACTACGCCCACAGCTCCGAGCCGGCGATCGTGCACCGCGACGTCACGCCGCGTAACGTGCTGCTGTCGCGATCGGGCGAGGTCAAGCTGGTCGACTTCGGCGTGGCGACCACCGAGACCGAGGTCGGCGCACAGCGCGTGCGCGGCACCCCGGCGTACATGGCTCCCGAACAAGCGCGAGGCGACGCCGTCGATGGCCGCGCCGACGTGTTCTCGCTCGGCCTCGTGCTGTACGAGGCGCTCGCCGGCCGCCGCGCCTACGACGCGAAAGACGCCGCGGCGCTGCTCGCGCAGGCGCGGGCCGGCGCTGTGCCGCCGCTGGACGACGCCGGCACGCCCGCGCCGCTGCGCGCGATCGTTGCTCGCGCAACTGCACCACTGGAAGAGCGGTACCCGACCGCGCGCGCGATGCAGCTCGCCCTCGACGACTACCTCGTGTCGGCTCGCGCGGCGGGCGCGGATCGGACCCCCCCGGTGGTGCGGCTCGCGGCGTGGCTCGCAGAGCTGCTCCCGGACGCCCCGACCGACCCGGCCACCGACGAGACGCTGCCGGCTCCGGGCGGGCCGGTGGCGACGTTTCTCGACGACGGGCTCGACGGCGTCGTCGCGACGCTGGCCGCCGGCGACGAGACCGCACGGTCGGTCGCCGAGACGGTCGCCGACGAACCGGCCGGCGCCCGTACGGCCGACAGCGCCCGGCCGGCCGGCGACGCCGCGCAGTCCGCCGGAGGACCGGCGAGTGACGGCGACAGCGACGCCGCGCGGTCCGCCAGGGAACCGGCCGGCGACGGCGCCGCGAGCGCCGCGACGACGGCGGCGACCGGCGCCACCGCGCGCGGTACGGCAGCCCGGTCGCGCCCACCGGCGGCGTGGTCGGCGGCCGTGTGGGGTGCCGTCGCGGTCGCCGCGGCCACTGCCGCGGGCTGGTACGCGACTGGTTCGAGCGGCACCGCCGCGCGGGCACCGATCGCGGCGGCTGCGCGCGCCGACTTCGCGGTCGACGCCGGACCGATCCCCGCCGCGCTGCCGTCGTCTGCCGCGCCGCCCGCGCTCGATGCATCGGCAACGGAAACCGCGCTCTCGCCGGACGCCGGCGCCGCGGGACGCCACGACGCGGTGGACGAACCGGCGCGCACCGCCGGACGGCCGAGCCGGCCGCCGCATGCGCGCCGCCGCCGCGACGCCGCGACGCGTGCGCGCCGCGAGCGCGCCGACGCGGGGGCCGCGGCGATCGGCACGGTGCGCATCAGCGCCGCGCCCTGGTCCCGCGTCGCCGTCGTCGGCCGGCGCGAAGGCTGCGACGAGACGCCGTGCGCGCTGCGGCTCCCCGCGGGCCGCTACACGCTGCGGCTGTACGGTAACCCCGGGTACGCGGACAAGCAGGTCAGCGTCACGGTCACCGCCGGCAACGACGTCGTGGTGCGCGAGACCCTGTCGCCACGGCGCTAG